CGTGCATGATGCAGGGCAACAGCAAGTGTGCGTTCAAGGCGTCGCACGATCTCGACGTGGTGTCTTATTCGCCCGAGTCGCTGCAGATGATTCATTCGATGCCGATGGGTGAGTTCACGCTGCCGTCGCGTTATTTCACCGAAGCTCGTTTCGGGAAATGGGATGCGATTCTAAAGGAACCGGCGCCGTCGTCGGAGTTTACGTACCTGACGGGAGTGTGGCATTACGCGCGCGGGCTGGCATTTGTCGCGAAGAAAAAATTCGATCAGGCTGAACAGGAACGCAAGCAACTCGAGGCGATCGTCGCGGCCACGCCCGCCGATCGTATCGTCGGATTCAACTCCGCCAAAAAATTACTCGAGCTCGGCTCCGAAACGCTCGCCGGCGAGATCGCCGCCGCCCAGGGCAAGCACGACGATGCGATCGCGCAGCTTCGCGCCGCGGTTGCGATTCAGGACACGCTCACTTACGAGGAGCCGCCGCCGTGGTACTACCCGGTGCGCGAGACGCTCGGGATGGAACTTATCGCCGCGGGCAAGCCGTCGGACGCGGAGCAGGTGTTTCGCGACGATCTCGCGCGCAATCCGGAAAACGGCTGGTCGCTCGCGGGACTCGAAGCATGCCTTACCGCGCGCAACGCCGACGACGCGTCGCAAGTGCAGGATCGATTCAAAAAGGCGTGGGCGCATGCCGACGTGAAGGCGCCCGCGCCGAGCATTCCTCCGCAGGAAAAGACCGCATCGTCGGGCGCGCTGTAAATCGCCGCTGCTTTGCCGACCGCCGCAGGCGTGTTTAGTTGAGAGCAACCGCTGGAGGATGTCCATGAGTGAACCCGTGCTGATGCTGGAAAAGGAAAACGGGATTGCCACCGTTACGCTGAGTCGCCCGGAGAAGCTGAACGCGCTGAATCGCGAACTCCGCGCGTCGTTCTGCCGCACGATGCGCGAATTGCGCATCGCGAGCGACGTCGGCGCAGTGATCATCACGGGCGCCGGCCGCGCCTTTTGCGCCGGCATGGATCTCAAGGATCTCGGCGGCGGGCTGCGCGAGGAAGGCAACGTCACGTTCGTTTCGGTGATCGAAGACATGGAGGTTCCAGTGATCGCGGCCGTCAATGGATTCGCTATCACCGGCGGATTCGAACTCGCGCTCGCCTGCGACATCATCATCGCGGCCGACACTGCTCAGTTCGCCGACACTCATGCGCGCGTCGGCCTGATGCCGGCGGGCGGGATGTCCGCACGGTTGCCGCGCGCCGTCGGGCTCCGCAAGGCGAAGGAACTTTCGCTTACGGGCAATTATCTGAGCGCGCACGACGCGGAGCGGATGGGCCTGGTGAATCGTGTGGTGCCGCGCGAGCAAGTGATGCCGGCGGCGAAGGAGTTAGCCGGACAAATCCTCAGTTGCGATCCGGTGGTGGTGAAGCAAATGAAGCGGCT
The Candidatus Binatus sp. genome window above contains:
- a CDS encoding enoyl-CoA hydratase yields the protein MSEPVLMLEKENGIATVTLSRPEKLNALNRELRASFCRTMRELRIASDVGAVIITGAGRAFCAGMDLKDLGGGLREEGNVTFVSVIEDMEVPVIAAVNGFAITGGFELALACDIIIAADTAQFADTHARVGLMPAGGMSARLPRAVGLRKAKELSLTGNYLSAHDAERMGLVNRVVPREQVMPAAKELAGQILSCDPVVVKQMKRLYDLASRVPLEEGLRIEQDFSRAFGLSGHTQDMEARRNAAMERGRTQVAAKR